Proteins from a single region of Lelliottia sp. JS-SCA-14:
- a CDS encoding lysophospholipid acyltransferase family protein, whose amino-acid sequence MNALASSMNRVWRLVMTGFCFALFGVGGLLLSLVWFNLLLMVQRDRAKRRRLARRSISASFRFFMNVMRLTGVLDYRIDNLDALRSERGCLVIANHPTLIDYVILASVMPETDCLVKSALLRNPFVSGVIRAADYLINSEADTLLAASQRRLAQGDTLLIFPEGTRTRIGEAMTLQRGAANIAVRCGSDLRVVVIHCSEHLLDKKSRWYDVPPRKPFFTVDVRERVNIHDFYDATEQEPALAARQLNRHLQHRLTSGLQSLSGINDASALS is encoded by the coding sequence ATGAACGCATTAGCCAGCAGTATGAATCGGGTGTGGCGTCTGGTCATGACCGGCTTCTGCTTCGCGCTGTTTGGCGTGGGCGGTCTGCTGCTGTCGCTGGTCTGGTTCAACCTGCTGCTGATGGTTCAGCGCGATCGCGCCAAACGCCGCCGCCTGGCGCGCCGCAGTATTTCCGCCAGCTTCCGTTTCTTTATGAACGTGATGCGTCTGACGGGAGTACTCGATTACCGCATTGATAATCTCGACGCCCTGCGCAGCGAACGCGGCTGTCTGGTGATCGCCAACCATCCCACGCTGATTGATTACGTGATCCTCGCCTCAGTGATGCCGGAAACGGACTGCCTGGTGAAAAGCGCCCTGCTGCGTAATCCCTTCGTCAGCGGCGTGATTCGCGCGGCGGATTATCTGATCAACAGCGAAGCAGACACCCTGCTCGCCGCCAGCCAGCGCCGTCTGGCGCAGGGCGATACCCTGTTAATTTTCCCCGAAGGCACGCGCACCCGCATCGGGGAGGCCATGACGCTGCAACGCGGCGCGGCCAATATCGCCGTGCGCTGCGGTAGCGACCTGCGGGTCGTAGTGATCCACTGCAGCGAACACCTGCTCGATAAAAAAAGCCGCTGGTACGACGTACCGCCGCGCAAACCCTTTTTCACGGTCGACGTCCGTGAGCGGGTCAATATTCACGATTTTTACGATGCGACAGAACAAGAACCGGCCCTGGCCGCGCGCCAGCTAAACCGGCACCTGCAGCATCGCTTAACATCAGGTCTTCAATCTTTGTCAGGAATTAATGATGCAAGCGCTTTATCTTGA
- a CDS encoding phosphopantetheine-binding protein, whose product MQALYLEIKNLIISTLNLDELTADDIDTEAALFGDGLGLDSIDALELGLAVKNQYGVVLSAESEEMRQHFYSVATLASFIHAQRA is encoded by the coding sequence ATGCAAGCGCTTTATCTTGAAATTAAAAATCTTATTATCTCCACGCTGAATCTGGACGAACTGACCGCCGACGATATCGATACGGAAGCGGCGCTGTTTGGTGATGGTCTGGGCCTCGATTCCATCGACGCGCTGGAGCTTGGCCTGGCCGTGAAAAACCAGTATGGCGTCGTGCTATCCGCGGAAAGCGAAGAGATGCGTCAGCACTTCTATTCCGTCGCCACGCTGGCATCATTTATCCATGCCCAACGCGCCTGA
- a CDS encoding glycosyltransferase family 2 protein yields the protein MSLTFRPCVLIPCYNHGAMMTSVLSRLGSCGLPCLIVDDGSDEPTRLELERLAAEHPQVTLIRLPQNAGKGTAVIRGLQASARAGFTHAVQVDADGQHAIEDIPQLLALAERHPEALISGQPIYDDSIPRSRLYGRWVTHVWVWIETLSLQLKDSMCGFRVYPVAPTLKLAEHATLGKRMDFDTEVMVRLYWQGNDSYFVPTRVTYPHDGLSHFDALKDNVRISLMHTRLFFGMLPRIPSLLMRRRREHWAEQQEVKGLWGMRLMLRVWQLFGRRAFSLLLWPVIGVYWLTARPARQASQQWLARVADELKTQQRPLPPRFNSFFHFMRFGYSMLDKVAGWRGELKMNRDVVFAPGAPEALNVDAPQGKLLLASHLGDVEACRALAQIEGSKTINALVFSDNAQRFKQIMQEMAPQAGLNLMPVTDIGPDTAIALKEKLDRGEWVAIVGDRIAVNPQRGGEWRVVWSAFLGKPAPFPQGPFILASILRCPVVLIFALRQQDKLHIHCESFADPLLLPRGERQQALQHAIDRYAQRLEHYALMSPLDWFNFFDFWHLPDAKEKE from the coding sequence ATGTCGCTGACGTTCCGCCCCTGCGTGCTGATCCCCTGCTACAACCACGGCGCGATGATGACGAGCGTGCTGTCGCGGCTGGGATCGTGCGGGCTGCCGTGTCTGATCGTCGATGACGGCAGCGACGAGCCCACCCGGCTGGAGCTGGAACGCCTGGCCGCAGAACATCCGCAGGTGACGCTGATCCGCTTGCCCCAGAATGCCGGAAAAGGCACGGCGGTGATCCGTGGCCTGCAAGCCTCCGCCCGCGCCGGGTTTACTCACGCCGTGCAGGTAGATGCCGACGGCCAGCACGCCATCGAAGATATTCCGCAGCTACTGGCTCTGGCCGAACGCCACCCGGAGGCGCTGATCTCCGGCCAACCTATATATGACGATTCGATCCCCCGCTCGCGCCTCTATGGCCGCTGGGTCACCCACGTCTGGGTGTGGATCGAAACCCTTTCCCTGCAGCTGAAAGACAGCATGTGCGGGTTCCGCGTTTACCCCGTCGCACCGACGCTGAAACTGGCGGAACACGCTACGCTCGGCAAGCGGATGGATTTTGATACGGAAGTCATGGTCCGCCTCTACTGGCAGGGCAACGACAGCTATTTTGTGCCGACGCGGGTGACCTATCCCCACGACGGCCTGTCGCATTTCGACGCCCTGAAAGACAACGTGCGCATCTCCCTGATGCACACCCGCTTGTTCTTCGGCATGCTGCCGCGGATCCCTTCGCTTCTGATGCGTCGTCGTCGCGAGCACTGGGCCGAGCAGCAGGAGGTGAAAGGGCTGTGGGGGATGCGCCTGATGCTGCGCGTCTGGCAGCTCTTCGGACGTCGCGCGTTTAGCCTGCTGCTGTGGCCGGTGATCGGCGTTTACTGGCTCACCGCCCGCCCGGCGCGACAGGCGTCGCAGCAGTGGCTGGCGCGCGTGGCTGATGAGCTTAAGACGCAGCAGCGCCCGCTGCCGCCGCGCTTTAACAGCTTTTTCCACTTCATGCGTTTCGGCTATTCAATGCTGGATAAAGTCGCGGGCTGGCGCGGCGAGCTGAAGATGAACCGGGATGTCGTTTTCGCGCCCGGCGCTCCTGAGGCGCTCAACGTCGACGCCCCTCAGGGCAAGCTGCTGCTGGCCTCGCACCTCGGCGACGTCGAAGCCTGCCGCGCGCTGGCGCAAATCGAAGGCAGCAAGACCATCAACGCGCTGGTGTTTAGCGACAACGCCCAGCGCTTTAAACAGATCATGCAGGAGATGGCCCCGCAGGCCGGGCTGAACCTGATGCCCGTCACCGATATCGGGCCGGACACCGCCATCGCCCTGAAAGAGAAGCTCGATCGCGGCGAATGGGTGGCGATCGTCGGCGATCGTATCGCGGTCAATCCACAGCGCGGCGGCGAATGGCGCGTGGTCTGGAGTGCGTTTCTCGGCAAGCCCGCCCCGTTCCCACAGGGGCCGTTTATCCTCGCCTCCATTTTGCGCTGCCCGGTGGTGCTGATTTTCGCCCTGCGCCAGCAGGACAAGCTGCACATTCACTGTGAGTCCTTTGCCGATCCGCTGCTTCTGCCGCGCGGCGAGCGCCAGCAGGCGCTCCAGCACGCTATCGATCGCTATGCCCAACGCCTCGAGCACTACGCGCTGATGTCGCCGCTCGACTGGTTTAATTTTTTCGATTTCTGGCATCTGCCGGATGCCAAAGAGAAGGAGTAA
- a CDS encoding AMP-dependent synthetase yields MNKPLPLSQWLNAPRPDETPIAWLEDHTWTLGQLRHDVSTLTSMLIQQEGERWALCFENSYLFIVALLSTLHAGKTPVIPGHCRVSLLEEQRALFSGVLSDQTLNYPGRLIVVNSARRTSDAFTPLPPIADDSFVELFTSGSTGAPRRIVKPIARLDREATLLAERFGARLTGCSIVASVVPQHLYGLTFRIFLPMSQGLPLHAAMLYYAEQLAALPDDRRYVFISSPAFLKRLDTQLAPPPVVMLLSAGGMLPWDEVTATHRWMNVWPDEIYGSTETGILAWRHRQEESIPWLPFPGVHFRHEGEICHVTSPLIHEPDGLPLDDILHFESNGMFSIAGRRGRVVKIEEKRVSLNEIEQRLLELDGIREVAALPITRGGRQGIGVLLVLNDDARQRLNQQGNKAQEFAWRRALLPWLEPVAVPRYWRIIDEMPVNSMNKRVYAQLQELFHENP; encoded by the coding sequence ATGAATAAACCCCTGCCGCTAAGCCAGTGGCTGAATGCGCCGCGTCCGGATGAGACGCCGATCGCCTGGCTTGAGGATCACACCTGGACGCTCGGGCAGCTTCGTCACGACGTCTCCACCCTGACAAGCATGCTTATCCAGCAGGAAGGCGAGCGCTGGGCGCTGTGCTTCGAAAACAGCTATCTGTTTATCGTCGCCCTGCTCTCAACGCTGCATGCAGGCAAGACGCCGGTGATCCCCGGCCACTGCCGCGTCTCGCTGCTTGAAGAACAGCGCGCGCTGTTCAGCGGCGTGCTGAGCGATCAAACCCTGAACTATCCGGGCCGCCTGATTGTGGTGAATTCCGCCCGCCGCACGAGTGACGCCTTCACCCCGCTGCCGCCGATTGCCGACGACAGCTTTGTCGAGCTCTTCACCTCCGGCTCAACCGGTGCACCGCGACGTATCGTGAAACCTATCGCTCGCCTCGATCGTGAAGCCACTCTGCTGGCCGAGCGCTTTGGCGCGCGTCTGACGGGCTGCAGTATCGTCGCCTCCGTAGTACCGCAGCATTTGTACGGCCTGACTTTCCGCATCTTTTTACCCATGTCGCAAGGATTGCCGCTCCACGCGGCGATGCTCTATTACGCTGAACAGCTGGCGGCACTGCCCGATGATCGGCGCTACGTATTTATCAGCAGCCCGGCGTTTCTGAAGCGGCTCGATACCCAGCTCGCGCCGCCACCCGTGGTGATGTTGCTCTCCGCCGGTGGCATGCTGCCGTGGGACGAAGTGACCGCCACGCATCGCTGGATGAACGTCTGGCCGGATGAAATCTACGGCAGCACCGAGACCGGCATTCTGGCCTGGCGACATCGTCAGGAGGAGTCGATTCCATGGCTCCCGTTCCCCGGCGTGCATTTCCGCCACGAAGGCGAGATCTGCCACGTAACTTCTCCGCTGATCCATGAGCCGGACGGCTTACCGCTGGACGATATTCTGCACTTCGAGAGCAACGGGATGTTCAGCATCGCCGGACGTCGTGGGCGAGTGGTTAAAATCGAAGAGAAGCGCGTATCGCTCAACGAAATTGAACAGCGCCTGCTGGAGCTGGACGGCATTCGCGAAGTCGCGGCCCTGCCCATCACGCGCGGCGGGCGTCAGGGGATCGGCGTACTGCTGGTTCTGAACGATGACGCGCGTCAGCGACTCAACCAACAGGGCAACAAAGCGCAGGAGTTTGCCTGGCGTCGTGCCCTGCTGCCGTGGCTTGAGCCCGTCGCCGTGCCGCGCTACTGGCGGATTATCGATGAGATGCCCGTCAACAGTATGAACAAGCGTGTCTATGCGCAGTTACAGGAGTTATTTCATGAAAATCCATGA
- a CDS encoding hydroxymyristoyl-ACP dehydratase: MKIHEIERHQPQPEDLEIVLHLDPALFWFQGHFAVQPLLPGVAQLDWVMHYATTLLAPDYRFHSIQNVKFQAPLLPDTTVTLTLSWNAERQILTFSYQRHDGDARHTASSGKIRLCR; this comes from the coding sequence ATGAAAATCCATGAAATCGAGCGCCACCAGCCGCAGCCAGAGGATCTGGAGATTGTCCTGCATCTCGACCCTGCGTTGTTCTGGTTCCAGGGACATTTTGCCGTGCAGCCGCTGCTGCCGGGCGTCGCGCAGCTCGACTGGGTGATGCACTACGCCACCACCCTGCTGGCCCCCGACTACCGTTTTCACAGCATTCAGAACGTGAAGTTCCAGGCACCCCTGCTGCCGGACACCACCGTGACTCTGACGCTCAGCTGGAACGCCGAACGTCAGATCCTCACCTTTAGCTATCAGCGTCACGACGGCGACGCGCGCCACACCGCCAGCAGCGGGAAGATTCGGTTATGTCGCTGA
- a CDS encoding acyl carrier protein yields the protein MTEQNAIYQEVCGLLTKLFEIEPDAISPEARLYEDLELDSIDAVDMIVHLQKKTGKKIKPETFKSVRTVQDVVDAVEQLLREE from the coding sequence ATGACAGAACAAAACGCCATTTATCAGGAAGTCTGCGGACTCCTGACCAAACTGTTTGAAATCGAACCGGACGCGATCTCTCCCGAGGCGCGCCTGTACGAAGATCTGGAGCTGGACAGCATCGACGCCGTCGACATGATTGTTCACCTGCAGAAGAAAACAGGTAAAAAAATCAAACCTGAAACCTTCAAATCGGTGCGTACCGTTCAGGACGTGGTGGACGCTGTCGAACAGCTTCTGCGCGAAGAGTAA
- a CDS encoding AI-2E family transporter codes for MTTPQPDKTGLHILLKLACLVVILAGIHAAADIIVQLLLALFFAIVLNPLVTWFIRRGVRRPVAITIVVLVMLVVLTALFGVLAASLSEFSTLLPKYNKELTRKIVDLQEMLPFLNLHISPERMLKRMDSEKVMTFATTLMTGLSGAMASILLLVMTVVFMLFEVRHVPYKLRFALNNPQIHIAGLHRALKGVSHYLALKTLLSLWTGAIIWLGLSLMGVQFALMWGVLAFLLNYVPNIGAVLSAVPPMIQAFLFNGFYECMLVGALFLVVHMVLGNIVEPRMMGHRLGMSTMVVFLSLLIWGWLLGPVGMLLSVPLTSVCKIWMETTKGGGKLAILLGPGRPKSRLPG; via the coding sequence ATGACAACCCCCCAGCCCGACAAGACGGGCCTGCACATATTATTAAAACTCGCCTGTCTGGTGGTGATCCTCGCCGGTATTCACGCGGCGGCGGATATTATCGTTCAACTGCTGCTGGCGCTCTTTTTCGCCATTGTTCTTAATCCGTTAGTCACCTGGTTTATCCGTCGCGGCGTGCGTCGCCCTGTCGCCATCACCATTGTGGTGCTGGTGATGCTGGTGGTCCTCACCGCCCTGTTCGGCGTGCTGGCGGCATCGCTGAGCGAATTCTCCACCCTGCTGCCGAAATACAATAAAGAGCTGACGCGCAAGATTGTCGATCTGCAGGAGATGCTGCCGTTCCTCAACCTGCATATCTCGCCTGAACGCATGCTAAAGCGCATGGATTCAGAGAAAGTGATGACCTTCGCCACTACGCTGATGACCGGGCTTTCTGGCGCGATGGCCAGCATTTTGCTGCTGGTGATGACGGTAGTGTTTATGCTGTTCGAGGTGCGCCACGTGCCGTACAAACTGCGCTTCGCCCTGAACAATCCGCAGATTCACATTGCTGGCCTGCACCGGGCGCTGAAGGGCGTTTCCCACTATCTGGCGCTGAAAACCTTACTCAGCCTCTGGACCGGGGCGATTATCTGGCTCGGGCTGTCGCTGATGGGCGTTCAGTTCGCGCTGATGTGGGGCGTACTGGCGTTTCTGCTCAACTACGTGCCCAACATCGGCGCGGTGCTTTCCGCCGTGCCGCCGATGATTCAGGCGTTTCTTTTCAATGGCTTTTATGAATGTATGCTGGTCGGCGCGTTATTCCTGGTCGTTCACATGGTGCTCGGAAATATCGTCGAGCCGCGGATGATGGGCCATCGTCTGGGAATGTCGACCATGGTGGTCTTTTTGTCATTGTTAATATGGGGATGGCTACTGGGACCGGTGGGCATGCTGCTTTCGGTACCGCTGACCAGCGTGTGTAAAATATGGATGGAGACCACCAAAGGCGGCGGAAAACTGGCCATTCTGCTCGGGCCAGGGCGACCGAAAAGTCGGCTTCCGGGGTAA
- a CDS encoding beta-ketoacyl synthase chain length factor encodes MKFAINIIDWQARAPGLSDAEQWQAWSRDSLTIDPTAPQAKLTDLPMMTARRLNSGSKLAVDCGLSMLRKHDIDAVVYTSRHGELERNYRILHALATDQAVSPTDFAMSVHNSAVGNLTIAARQPIVSSSLSAGLDTFQQGLCEVLCLLQAGYSRVLLVDFDGALPVFYHPHLPAQMPTWPYALAVVIEAGDTLRCETRSGSTGEEPPLPQSLMFLQRYLSDEPQFVVSGERLLWQWSRA; translated from the coding sequence ATGAAATTTGCAATTAACATTATCGACTGGCAGGCCAGAGCGCCTGGTCTCAGTGATGCCGAACAATGGCAGGCGTGGTCACGCGATTCGCTCACCATTGATCCCACTGCGCCACAGGCAAAACTCACGGATTTGCCGATGATGACTGCGCGCCGCCTCAACTCGGGCAGCAAACTGGCCGTCGATTGCGGCCTGTCCATGCTGCGAAAGCATGACATCGACGCGGTGGTTTACACCAGCCGCCACGGCGAACTGGAGCGCAACTACCGCATTCTGCATGCCCTGGCGACGGATCAGGCCGTGTCACCCACCGATTTTGCCATGTCCGTGCACAACTCGGCGGTGGGGAATCTCACCATCGCCGCGCGTCAGCCGATTGTCTCCTCTTCTCTCTCTGCCGGGCTGGATACTTTCCAGCAAGGCCTGTGCGAAGTGCTGTGCCTGCTGCAGGCGGGCTATTCCCGCGTGCTGCTGGTCGATTTCGACGGGGCGCTGCCGGTGTTTTACCACCCGCATTTACCCGCGCAAATGCCGACCTGGCCCTATGCGCTGGCTGTCGTTATCGAAGCCGGTGATACGCTGCGCTGCGAAACTCGTTCTGGCAGTACCGGCGAAGAGCCGCCGCTGCCGCAAAGCCTGATGTTCCTGCAACGCTATCTTAGCGACGAGCCGCAGTTTGTGGTCTCCGGCGAACGCCTGCTCTGGCAGTGGTCCCGCGCATGA
- a CDS encoding class I SAM-dependent methyltransferase — MYETDSLSALDAITEAQRIAFAPMLFQTALCLRNSGVLAWLDKQGKQGARLEDIVENSTLNEYAVSVLLDMGLSGRIVTHKEGHYYLAKVGHFLLHDAMTRVNMDFTQDVCYQGLFHLSDSLKLEKPAGLSVFGEWPTIYPALSQLPVQAKESWFAFDHYYSDAAFDAALPYIFASKPTKLYDVGGNTGKWALRCCRYDENVAVTLLDLPQQIALAQENIANAGLSHRIGFHAVDMLSNAALPGEADVWWMSQFLDCFSPDQIVTMLSNVAQVMKPGARLCIMELFWDAQKFEAASFSLNATSLYFTCMANGNSRFYSVEKFYHYLEQAGFHVEQRLDNLGLGHTLLICQKKEQ, encoded by the coding sequence ATGTACGAAACGGACTCGCTCAGCGCGCTGGATGCCATTACAGAAGCACAACGTATTGCTTTTGCTCCAATGTTGTTTCAAACCGCGCTTTGTTTGCGTAACTCTGGCGTTCTGGCCTGGCTCGATAAACAAGGGAAACAGGGCGCACGCCTTGAAGACATTGTCGAGAACAGTACCCTGAATGAATACGCTGTCAGCGTTTTGCTGGATATGGGATTAAGCGGACGGATCGTTACCCATAAAGAGGGACATTACTATCTGGCAAAAGTGGGACATTTTCTCCTGCACGATGCGATGACCCGCGTAAATATGGATTTTACCCAGGACGTTTGTTATCAGGGATTATTCCACCTCTCCGATTCCCTAAAACTTGAAAAACCCGCGGGATTATCGGTATTTGGCGAATGGCCGACCATCTATCCCGCATTGTCGCAATTACCTGTGCAGGCAAAAGAGAGTTGGTTTGCGTTTGATCATTACTATTCTGACGCTGCTTTTGATGCCGCTTTGCCATATATATTCGCAAGCAAGCCGACAAAATTGTACGATGTAGGCGGTAATACAGGCAAATGGGCTTTACGCTGCTGCCGGTATGATGAAAATGTCGCCGTTACCCTCCTCGACCTCCCGCAGCAAATAGCGTTGGCGCAGGAAAATATCGCAAATGCAGGATTATCTCATCGCATTGGGTTCCATGCTGTCGATATGCTTAGCAACGCGGCGCTGCCGGGCGAAGCAGACGTATGGTGGATGAGTCAGTTCCTCGACTGCTTCTCTCCCGATCAGATTGTCACCATGCTGAGCAACGTGGCGCAGGTCATGAAGCCCGGCGCGCGGTTATGCATTATGGAACTGTTCTGGGATGCCCAGAAATTCGAAGCGGCCTCGTTTAGCCTCAATGCGACCTCGCTCTATTTCACCTGTATGGCGAATGGCAACAGCCGCTTTTATAGCGTCGAGAAATTTTATCACTACCTGGAACAGGCCGGTTTCCACGTAGAGCAACGACTGGACAATTTAGGTCTGGGTCATACCTTACTGATTTGTCAGAAAAAAGAACAATAA
- a CDS encoding thioesterase family protein, translating into MLTDPRFTTEVELTVPFHDVDMMGVVWHGNYFRYFEIAREALLNQFDYGYRQMKASGYVWPVVDTRVKYRSAVVFEQRIRVRAQIEEFENRLRIAYQIFDAETGKRTTTGYTIQVAVEESSREMCFVSPAILFERMGVMP; encoded by the coding sequence GTGCTGACCGATCCCCGTTTTACGACCGAAGTTGAGCTGACCGTCCCCTTCCACGACGTGGATATGATGGGCGTCGTCTGGCACGGCAACTATTTCCGCTACTTCGAGATTGCCCGCGAGGCGCTGCTCAATCAGTTCGACTATGGCTATCGCCAGATGAAGGCGTCCGGCTACGTCTGGCCGGTGGTCGATACGCGGGTGAAGTACCGCAGCGCAGTGGTATTCGAGCAACGCATCCGCGTGCGGGCGCAGATCGAAGAGTTTGAAAACCGCCTGCGCATCGCCTACCAGATTTTCGACGCCGAAACCGGGAAGCGCACCACCACCGGGTACACCATCCAGGTGGCCGTCGAAGAGAGCAGCCGCGAAATGTGTTTCGTCAGTCCGGCAATTTTATTTGAACGTATGGGAGTGATGCCATGA
- a CDS encoding outer membrane lipoprotein carrier protein LolA, which translates to MKWLPLLALLVSPLVSAVTLDELQQRFTEQPVVRAHFEQTRTIKDLPQPLRSQGEMLIARDDGLLWDQKAPFPMTLLLDDKRMVQAINGQPPQTITADNNPQMFQFNHLLRALFQADRKVLEENFRIDFKDLGAGRWSLVLTPITTPLDKIFATMNLGGATYLESIQLNDKQGDRTDIALSHHQLTPASLTHDERQRFAAP; encoded by the coding sequence ATGAAATGGTTGCCCCTGCTGGCCCTGCTGGTCAGCCCGTTAGTCAGCGCGGTCACGCTGGATGAACTCCAGCAGCGCTTTACCGAACAGCCCGTGGTGCGCGCGCACTTCGAGCAGACCCGCACCATCAAAGATCTCCCGCAGCCGCTGCGCTCGCAGGGCGAAATGCTGATCGCCCGCGACGACGGTTTGCTGTGGGATCAGAAAGCGCCGTTCCCGATGACCCTGCTATTGGACGACAAGCGCATGGTTCAGGCGATCAACGGCCAGCCGCCGCAGACCATCACCGCCGACAATAATCCGCAGATGTTCCAGTTTAACCATCTGCTGCGCGCCCTCTTCCAGGCCGACCGCAAAGTGCTGGAAGAGAACTTCCGCATTGATTTTAAAGACCTCGGCGCGGGCCGTTGGTCGCTGGTGCTGACGCCCATCACCACGCCGCTGGACAAGATTTTCGCCACCATGAATCTGGGGGGCGCGACCTATCTGGAGTCGATTCAGCTCAACGACAAACAGGGCGACCGCACGGATATCGCCCTCTCCCATCATCAACTGACGCCCGCCAGCCTGACTCATGACGAACGCCAACGCTTTGCCGCGCCGTAA